The window CCGGGAACACCCCGGCGTCGGAGAGCGCCTCGGCGTATCGCGGAATCAGGATGAACGTCGCGTTCAGACTGGTCGCGACAGCGAACAGCGCTCCACAGACGATAAAGACCGTCCGGAACGCCGGCGAGAGGATTTGTTGGGCGACGACCGATAACGTCTGGCCCGTCATCGCATCGACACCGACCGTTCCGACAGCGACCACGGCAACGGAGACGTACAGCAGGAAGACGATAGGGATACTGACGAGGAAGGATTGTGGAATCGTCACCGTGGCATCGCGGAGGTCACCGCCGAGGTCGATGACGAAATTCGCGCCGAGACACGTAAAGTAGAGGACGCCGGCACCGACCAGGATACCAGTAGTACCGCTGGCGAAAACCGGCGTGAGGTTCGCCGTCTCGATAGCCGGTATCCCCTGTACGACGAACGCCCCGAGCGCAACGAGCAACCCCAGAAACATGAGTAACTGTACCCGTGCCGCGAGTCGAATCCCGAAGAGGTTCAGCACGAAAAAGAGCGTCAAAATCAGCAACCCGGTCGTAGTCGTCGACATCGAAACGAACGGTGTCAGGTATTCGCCAGCGGTAAGCGCGTACAGCGGCAATCCGCCCGCGAACATACTGATTCCCAGCCCCCACGCCGCCAGAAACGCGAGCGTCGGCGAAACGAACCGGGCCGGATACCGATAGTGACCGCAGGTCGTCGGGAACGTCGCCCCGAGCATCGCCGTCGGAACGAGTCCGAGGACGGCAATCGTCATCGCAACGGCGAACGAGATCGTCACGCCCGCTCCCGCAAGCCCGACACCGACACCGATCAGGGCGAAGAGCGCACCCCCAACGATGAGACCGACTTCGATGGCAACGGCATCCAGCAGGCCGATGGAGCCGTCTCCTTGTTGAGTGCTACTATCTGTCACGGGGCGCTCTTTACGGGACTACTACAAATAACTGACCGCTCGGACCCTGTTCGGCCGAGAGACCGTATCCGCGTATCGATGCCGCGGCAACGCCTGCATCCGAAGTCCGAAGGGAGGGAAACCGGAGCGTTGAAACCGGACGGAGGCATTAGGCCGAGGTGCGTGCGAGGGTAGCCAAGCCCGGAAACGGCGGCGGACTCAAGATCCGCTCCTGTAGAGGTCCGAGGGTTCAAATCCCTTCCCTCGCACTGCCCAAACAGTGCGGAAGACTCCCTCTCGGGGGCGTCTTCCCTCGCAACATTCCTCATAACGCGACGCCGACAGCGACAGCACCGTGTCGGTTCCGAAACCCAAAACCGCCCGAGGCGCGTACCTGAAATATGGTCGGCTCTCGAACGCTGACGGCGCTTGCGGGCCTTGCGGTGAGCATCGCGCTCAGCGTCGGCCTGTATCTCTACACTGGGTCGTTCCTGTTTTTCCTCTTCGTGCCGTTCGTCCCGTTCCTTTTCAAGCGAACGGGCGAGGAAGCCGCCGAGCGACCGCCGATAAAGGAGTGTGACCGCTGTTCGTTCCGTACGCGTGACCCCGAATTCGAATACTGTCCACGCGACGGCAGTCGGTTGCACGAAGGCAGCGACTACTGAGCAACAGACACCGAAACTGCCGACGCGCTTAACCGCCGGCCGGGAGAACCCCCGACTCGATGGAACAGTTCGGTACCGGGCTGCTGGACGGCAACGTGGTCGCCCTCGGATTGGCGGCGCTTTTAGGGCTGTTTCTCGGCCTCGAACGCGAGTGGTCCGACAAGTCCGCGGGTGTGCGGACGTTCGCGCTGGTGAGCCTCGTCGCCGCGGTCTTTACCATCCTCGACCAGCCGCTGTTGCTGGTCGCCGGGGCGTTGCTCGTCGTCGTCATCGGCGGGATGCTTGGCATTCAGGGCATCCTCGCCGAAGGCGACGCGCTGTCGTTGACCACGTCGGTGTCGCTGCTGGTCACCTACGGCGTCGGCGCACTCGTCGCCTCGGGCTACATCCTCGAGGGCGTCACCGTCGCCGTCGTCTCCTCGCTGCTGCTAGTCTTCAAGCAGGAACTCCACGGCGTCGCCGACGAACTCTCGAAGGAAGAGGTCCAGGCCAGCGCGGAGTTCGCCATTCTCGCCTTCGTCATCTATCCCCTGCTTCCGGCCGAATCCCGAACCATCTCGGTGCTCGATGCTTCCGTGGACATCGAACCGCGCGTCGTCTGGCTCATGGTCGTCTTCGTGGCCGGCATCGGCATCGCCAACTACGCTATCGTCCGGCTCTACGGCGGGCGCGGCATCGCTGTGACGGGATTTTTCGGCGGTTTCGCCTCCTCGACGGGTGTCGTCGGCGCGATGCTGGACCACGTCAACCAGCATCCCGACGCATCGAAATACGGCGTCGCAGCGGTGTTGTTGTCGAACGCGTCGATGGCCATTCGGAACCTCGCTATCGCGCTGTTCTTCACGCTCGGGGCCGGCGTCCTCGTCGAGGCAGCCATCCCGCTCGGTGCGGTGGTCGTCGGGGCCGTCGTCGTCGCTTTCGTCACCGCCGACTGGTCGGAATCCGTAGAGATGGACCTTGGGACGCCGTTCACGCTCCAGTACGCGCTCGGTATCGGCGCGCTCTTTCTGGTCGTCCTGCTGGCCGGCGGCTTCGCCGAGGCGCTCTTCGGGACCGGCGGCC of the Natronomonas halophila genome contains:
- a CDS encoding APC family permease, with translation MTDSSTQQGDGSIGLLDAVAIEVGLIVGGALFALIGVGVGLAGAGVTISFAVAMTIAVLGLVPTAMLGATFPTTCGHYRYPARFVSPTLAFLAAWGLGISMFAGGLPLYALTAGEYLTPFVSMSTTTTGLLILTLFFVLNLFGIRLAARVQLLMFLGLLVALGAFVVQGIPAIETANLTPVFASGTTGILVGAGVLYFTCLGANFVIDLGGDLRDATVTIPQSFLVSIPIVFLLYVSVAVVAVGTVGVDAMTGQTLSVVAQQILSPAFRTVFIVCGALFAVATSLNATFILIPRYAEALSDAGVFPEILGMTNDRFGTAHWTLLGTYVLSAVVLLAPLPFDDLGTMLAFGGAFVVTAVMAAAISVIRRRPPEFDPTAFPLSMRVVYGMALLAVPLNLLLLLLLAVQSTLLFGVWILLLAGGLLYYHLRMNYYGVRDTSSKEHPR
- a CDS encoding MgtC/SapB family protein, with amino-acid sequence MEQFGTGLLDGNVVALGLAALLGLFLGLEREWSDKSAGVRTFALVSLVAAVFTILDQPLLLVAGALLVVVIGGMLGIQGILAEGDALSLTTSVSLLVTYGVGALVASGYILEGVTVAVVSSLLLVFKQELHGVADELSKEEVQASAEFAILAFVIYPLLPAESRTISVLDASVDIEPRVVWLMVVFVAGIGIANYAIVRLYGGRGIAVTGFFGGFASSTGVVGAMLDHVNQHPDASKYGVAAVLLSNASMAIRNLAIALFFTLGAGVLVEAAIPLGAVVVGAVVVAFVTADWSESVEMDLGTPFTLQYALGIGALFLVVLLAGGFAEALFGTGGLYVAAIISGLVSSAGATASAVVLYSNGQVSSDEAVIAILLASAASILVKVGMTAFSPNREFARGVTVGSTVLLVAAGVVTGVMVFL